From a single bacterium genomic region:
- the aspS gene encoding aspartate--tRNA ligase has translation MIDERDRPPSTGSELGDWRRTHTNGALRAGDIGQTVTLMGWVQSRRDLGGLIFIDLRDRTGVTQVVFNPQEGAEAAPVVAAVRNEYVLAVRGVVAARPAGTENRRIATGAVEVRAREVRVLNPSETPPFPIDADVDVDEAVRLKYRYLDLRRSRMQANLALRHRLAKAVRDHLNGQGFLEIETPMLIKSTPEGARDFLVPSRVHPGKFYVLPQSPQLFKQLLMVAGAERYFQIVRCFRDEDLRADRAPEFTQIDIEMSFVGPDDVQAMAEEMVVYAVREALGVDVRRPFPHITYADAMRRYGSDKPDLRFGLEITDCGDLFAASGFRVFSQSVASGGVVRALCAPGAGGYSRRETVELEDLAKAAGAGGLVPIHLDPAGPRGPLAKHLPADTLAALRGRCGAADGDLLLLAAGPAETVALAMGRVRLELGRRLNLIRDGFVFEWVVDFPLLERSAEGGLAAVHHPFTAPLDEDLPLLGSEPLRARAKAYDLVLNGVELGGGSIRIHRQDLQQRVFALLGISPEAARERFGFLLDAFRYGAPPHGGIAFGFDRFVMVLAGEDSIREVIAFPKTQSATDLMTGAPSEVDPQALTEAHIEVRR, from the coding sequence ATGATCGACGAGCGCGACCGCCCGCCGTCGACCGGCAGCGAGCTCGGCGATTGGCGCCGGACGCACACCAACGGCGCCCTCCGGGCCGGCGACATCGGCCAAACCGTCACGCTCATGGGCTGGGTGCAGAGCCGGCGGGACCTCGGCGGCCTCATCTTCATCGACCTGCGGGACCGCACCGGCGTGACGCAGGTCGTCTTTAACCCGCAGGAAGGGGCGGAGGCCGCGCCCGTCGTCGCGGCCGTGCGAAACGAGTACGTGCTGGCGGTGCGCGGCGTCGTCGCGGCGAGGCCGGCCGGAACCGAAAACCGGCGCATCGCGACGGGCGCCGTCGAGGTGCGCGCCCGCGAAGTGCGGGTGCTGAACCCGTCCGAGACACCGCCGTTTCCGATTGATGCCGACGTCGATGTCGACGAGGCGGTCCGGCTCAAGTACCGTTACCTCGACCTCCGGCGTTCGAGGATGCAGGCGAACCTCGCGCTGCGCCACCGGCTGGCGAAGGCCGTGCGCGACCATCTCAACGGGCAGGGGTTCCTCGAGATCGAGACGCCGATGCTGATCAAGAGCACTCCCGAGGGCGCCCGCGATTTCCTCGTGCCCAGCCGCGTGCACCCCGGCAAGTTCTACGTCCTGCCGCAGTCGCCGCAGCTGTTCAAGCAACTGCTGATGGTCGCCGGCGCGGAGCGGTACTTCCAGATCGTGCGTTGCTTCCGCGACGAGGATCTGCGTGCCGACCGCGCCCCGGAGTTTACGCAGATCGACATCGAGATGTCGTTCGTCGGCCCCGACGACGTTCAGGCGATGGCGGAGGAGATGGTGGTCTACGCCGTGCGCGAGGCGCTCGGCGTCGACGTGCGGCGGCCGTTTCCGCACATCACCTACGCGGACGCGATGCGGCGGTACGGCAGCGACAAGCCCGACCTGCGCTTCGGCCTCGAGATCACGGACTGCGGGGACCTCTTCGCCGCAAGCGGTTTCCGCGTCTTCAGTCAATCCGTCGCCTCCGGCGGCGTCGTCCGCGCGCTCTGCGCGCCCGGCGCCGGCGGATACAGCCGTCGCGAGACCGTCGAACTCGAGGACCTCGCGAAAGCGGCCGGCGCCGGAGGGCTCGTGCCGATACACCTCGACCCCGCGGGTCCGCGCGGGCCGTTGGCCAAGCACCTTCCGGCGGACACGCTGGCCGCGCTGCGCGGGCGCTGCGGCGCGGCGGACGGGGACCTGCTGCTGCTGGCCGCGGGGCCCGCCGAGACCGTCGCCCTAGCCATGGGACGCGTGCGCCTCGAGCTCGGCCGCCGCCTCAACCTGATCCGTGACGGCTTTGTGTTCGAATGGGTCGTCGACTTTCCGCTGCTTGAACGGTCCGCGGAGGGGGGACTCGCCGCCGTGCATCATCCGTTCACGGCGCCGCTGGACGAAGACCTGCCGTTGCTGGGAAGCGAGCCGCTGAGGGCGCGCGCGAAGGCCTACGATCTCGTGCTCAACGGCGTGGAGCTCGGGGGCGGCAGCATTCGGATCCACCGGCAAGACCTGCAGCAGCGCGTGTTTGCGCTTCTCGGGATTTCGCCGGAAGCCGCGCGCGAGCGGTTCGGGTTCCTGCTGGACGCGTTCCGGTACGGAGCTCCGCCGCACGGTGGCATCGCCTTCGGCTTCGACCGCTTCGTCATGGTGCTGGCCGGCGAAGACTCGATCCGCGAAGTGATCGCGTTCCCGAAAACGCAGAGCGCGACCGATCTCATGACCGGCGCGCCGTCGGAGGTCGACCCTCAGGCCCTCACCGAGGCGCACATCGAAGTCCGCCGCTAA